The DNA region GCAGAGACTGAGCAACGGCTACGACAACGGGGCGGATTCTGCCACAACCCCCATGGAaattgaccaccaccaccaccaccaccacaacggCGCAGAAAACAACCACGCCTACCCATCGCCCCTGGAGGGCGAACAGGCCGCATCACCAATCCCTCACACCGAGGGGCCCTCGCGGGGCACACAGGTTGACGACACACGGGACCTCACCCAAGACACTGTGTTTCTGCGACTCGGCGCCGATGATTCCACAGAAGCTAGCGAAAACCCTATCGTGCTCATCAGCAAGTGGAACCCCAAAGACCCATCAATCTTGGCGACTGGCGGGACCGATGCGCTAGCCCGCATTTGGACGCTTCCGCGTGGAGCCGCCCCAGACGCCGCCCTGCCAGATCACGTGGATACGGCCCCTCGGTACCtccatcttggtgatgacCTCCCCAATGATTCAACCGTCACCTCCATGGCATGGAGCTCCAATGGCGCTCTTATCGCCCTCGGGATTGAGATAGGAAACAAGTCCCGTCTTGGTGTGTGGGCTGCCGATGGTACCAGTGCCTACCGTTTCGAAGGCCTCgactcccccatcaccaacctctgtTGGAGTCCCAATGACAAGTTCCTTTTGGCCATCTCACCGGATATGACCAATGGACTGGAGGACCCCCGGACTCTGATCCAGGTTTCGTCTCCGACCACCGTGAATCCGATGTCTCACATCCTCAACTACGACATTCACAGCTACCCCGTCGATGCCACATGGATCGGCGAGAGCTCTTTTATTCTCTGCGGTCAAGGCATGTTGACTGCCTTCCGATGCACTGAAAAGGAGGTTGTTCAGATCAGAGAGTTTGAAACACGCAAGGACGAGCGATTCCAGTATGTCAAGTTCGACTGGCGCTCTAGCCTTGTTGCCACTGGCAGCGAAGCGGGTTTCATTGATGTAAGTTTGTTCTTCAGCATCTAAATGTTTTCATGTACTGACCTATGACTTGCAGATTTGGGATGAGTCCAGTAGGCGGCGTTCGATAAAAGCCCATGACGGCGCTATCACCGCTATGCAGTGGCAACCGCTGCAAGCGGACCCTGCGGAGGGCGAGAGGCTGTTGGTGTCCTGTGGCATCGATGGCGGCATCTTTGTCTGGAACGTACTTGGAGGCCTGGAGAATAGGCCGAAGTACTCGATCACCTTGGATTCACCCCTTGCAGCAAATAGCCTCGCCATTAGCCCCGACGGATCGCACATCGCTGTAGCAACACATGACAGAATCTTGATCTGGAAGCTTGGTGAACATCAAGTCCCTAAAGCCGGCTGGATGCCGAATACTGGGTGGCAGACCCCCAAGACGGGATCCGACTCGGGTGATTCCTTGCCATTCTTGGAGTGGGACTGCGAGGGCAAGAGACTGGTTCATGGTTTGGATAACCGACTCGCTATCATTAACTTCCGGTAGAAGGGGCTTTCGGACCTACGAGTACGCAACGACATGCCGCTTTCTTTCCCAATGAGAGATGGCGCCGCCCCAGATCCTATTCGACTGGGGCGCTTGGGCGAATAGGCTGCTCTGTgtgaggtttggggggcCGTCTGGTTCGATCAACATTTGCAACGATGCTTATAGGATTGGATTCCTGAGCGCGGAACCCCTAGCGGGAGTTTTCGAATGGCAACCTCCGACCTGTTAGTATTACGTGTTCCCCGGGACGTACAGGAAGCGGAATTCCCGAGAATCGACGAGAAGCGGACCGGTATCAACATGAACTGAGGAGGCCGGAGAAACGACCAGTCACCGATACACCGAATTGATGCCCAGCACTAGAAGGCATTGGTCATCTACCAGTCCCTGTATGCGCATGATCAAACCTTACAAGGACCTGTACACGACCAGTTCGATTATTGCTGGAGCACAACCCGCCTACATGCCGTGCCGACAACCAGAAAAGTATCGAGCCAAGAAGCAAGCCCAGTATCGGAGACATgcctctcatcatccccgacATGGATGAGCAGTAGGGAGCTTTGGGGTTGAAATCACCCGGCCCAAAACAGTGGGCAGTTTGGGGCTCTTCGAGTCCTGTCGTAAAGAATAAAGCCAGAGAGATATTCCAGCACGGGCGgggaaaaataaaaaagacGGTGACGCTGCCAGTACACATCGGCAACGGTGCGTTGGAATGAGGACGCGAACTAAACTTACCAAAAATAAATGCATGCTTTTTGGGAGAAAAGGTTGGGGCCAAACATACATGCGATGATATTTGAATAGCGGAGCGATGGGAATGATTTGGTTTAGGGCGTGGTTTTGGCTAGTCAACATTGAAAGCTTTATAACGATACAGGTCGAGCGacgattttctttttgtcgtGGTTTACATAGTATGCTATCTTGGAGTAGTGTGGCATCTAGCAGGCATCTTAACAATAGAAACTTGACATTACTGCGTTCTCTTCTGTATGAGTGAGAGGTGCCCTCCTGGTATGTGCTGAGTTAGTTGAGTGACCCAATATGACGAGTGTGGTAGGTGGTATCTCGAATGAGATAAGCTGGCACAATCCTTCCCAGAGCTTATTTGGCTGTCTGCATCGTAGCACGATGATATCTAAGCAAGCCGGGATCTTTGGTCCGTCCTCGCATTTGTTCATAGTATGCATGATTATCCGAAGACCG from Podospora pseudocomata strain CBS 415.72m chromosome 3, whole genome shotgun sequence includes:
- a CDS encoding hypothetical protein (EggNog:ENOG503P0Q8; COG:B); this translates as MKELLDTNRVNYLIWRYLLESNYRETAAKLQKEWRIQTPHRHFDYAPHVKTYALVNLLNKGLQFEAYERQFAEQKVRWPDFIVVVKLTRPAPRDVPATAEATPRGVFGPLKFQPDVMEVEEDEVEEEAEESEDAEYDEDIENPRKRAVDRHLAVSHGSPAKRQRLSNGYDNGADSATTPMEIDHHHHHHHNGAENNHAYPSPLEGEQAASPIPHTEGPSRGTQVDDTRDLTQDTVFLRLGADDSTEASENPIVLISKWNPKDPSILATGGTDALARIWTLPRGAAPDAALPDHVDTAPRYLHLGDDLPNDSTVTSMAWSSNGALIALGIEIGNKSRLGVWAADGTSAYRFEGLDSPITNLCWSPNDKFLLAISPDMTNGLEDPRTLIQVSSPTTVNPMSHILNYDIHSYPVDATWIGESSFILCGQGMLTAFRCTEKEVVQIREFETRKDERFQYVKFDWRSSLVATGSEAGFIDIWDESSRRRSIKAHDGAITAMQWQPLQADPAEGERLLVSCGIDGGIFVWNVLGGLENRPKYSITLDSPLAANSLAISPDGSHIAVATHDRILIWKLGEHQVPKAGWMPNTGWQTPKTGSDSGDSLPFLEWDCEGKRLVHGLDNRLAIINFR